One genomic window of Gallaecimonas sp. GXIMD4217 includes the following:
- a CDS encoding DUF3541 domain-containing protein gives MRLFAIALTALPLLLGAAPISDHQAAATLQHTFESRYLELSGAARQHYSLRLYRLSGEKRYLVDIINDAYDTASRLNHYVDMLGDDQARLAESKRLIGNISKGPRGKKRRAVLKDTGDLRYAMYLSYLLAKVDDLGLKHRHQERLLAYLKGHEALQAKLLEPGFIRAYAAQAANYVYWLYQLGVADLRADFDLAMQRAYPDARDEALSRQQFKNKIYGLTHIILADSGYYQRQVPAERHRWILDYFEAHRNDILARTSEDVMAEVALCLLLTGQQGHPLIGEVKQRLKASIHPEAGLIPSVSGKLELSSGEHRNVLAMALLNWPEQRFQGPDLGRRAKLPYGLVAK, from the coding sequence ATGCGCCTGTTCGCCATTGCCCTCACGGCCCTGCCGCTGCTGCTCGGCGCCGCCCCGATCAGCGACCACCAGGCCGCCGCCACCCTGCAGCACACCTTCGAGAGCCGCTACCTGGAGCTGTCCGGTGCGGCCCGCCAGCACTATTCCCTGCGCCTGTACCGCCTCAGCGGCGAGAAGCGCTACCTGGTGGACATCATCAACGACGCCTATGACACCGCCAGCCGCCTCAACCACTATGTGGACATGCTCGGCGACGACCAGGCCCGCCTGGCCGAGTCCAAGCGGCTCATCGGCAACATCTCCAAGGGCCCCAGGGGCAAGAAGCGCCGGGCGGTGCTCAAGGACACGGGCGATCTCCGTTACGCCATGTACCTCAGCTACCTGCTGGCCAAGGTGGACGACCTGGGCCTGAAGCACCGGCACCAGGAGCGGCTGCTGGCCTACCTCAAGGGCCATGAGGCGCTGCAGGCCAAGCTGCTGGAGCCCGGGTTCATCCGCGCCTATGCCGCCCAGGCCGCCAACTACGTGTACTGGCTGTATCAATTGGGCGTCGCCGACCTGCGCGCCGACTTCGATCTGGCCATGCAACGCGCCTACCCGGACGCCAGGGACGAGGCGCTGTCCAGGCAGCAGTTCAAGAACAAGATCTACGGCCTGACCCACATCATCCTGGCCGACTCCGGCTACTACCAGCGCCAGGTCCCCGCCGAGCGCCACAGGTGGATCCTCGATTACTTCGAGGCGCACCGGAATGACATCCTGGCGCGCACCTCGGAAGACGTGATGGCGGAAGTGGCGCTGTGCCTGCTGCTGACCGGCCAGCAAGGCCATCCGCTGATAGGCGAAGTGAAACAGCGGCTCAAGGCCAGCATCCACCCCGAGGCCGGGCTGATCCCGTCGGTATCCGGCAAGCTCGAACTCAGCAGCGGCGAGCACCGCAACGTGCTGGCCATGGCGCTGCTGAACTGGCCCGAACAGCGCTTCCAGGGGCCGGACCTGGGCAGACGCGCCAAACTGCCCTACGGCCTGGTCGCCAAATGA
- a CDS encoding DUF3541 domain-containing protein yields the protein MRRLLLAALLLALLQPALAEQGQAIREKLEAQLFQLPPRTQGHYGIRLYRMTGDPRYLNAALYDLYVVADRLEAIGHGLIRPGYVRGYSQQLVKALPRTQRGRLRKAAIQGREEYLFYADELLRYLSRLDALGFEHPAEPYFRNLLRGYDFEKTLTDPKMIRAWAAQLANHAWWLKQLGLKDHRQAFIDAFRATYPDDRDGKLSEQQLNNKIYGLTHMVFAASRYYQQPVSSKEFGWVADYLADNIDAILARAKPDVIAEVGIVFLLLGKERHPVVAKTRAAILAAVDPEQQLILSQRGSADLALGEHRNVLAWMLLNWPDTLHPGPRLAAHKKIRDDLPRSVSAK from the coding sequence ATGAGAAGATTGCTGCTGGCCGCCCTGCTGCTGGCCCTGCTGCAGCCCGCCCTGGCCGAACAGGGCCAGGCCATCCGCGAGAAGCTGGAAGCCCAGCTCTTCCAGCTGCCGCCCCGTACCCAGGGCCATTACGGCATCCGCCTCTACCGGATGACCGGCGATCCGCGCTACCTCAACGCCGCCCTCTACGACCTCTATGTGGTGGCCGACCGCCTGGAGGCCATAGGCCATGGCCTGATCCGCCCGGGCTATGTACGCGGCTACAGCCAGCAGCTGGTCAAGGCGCTGCCCAGGACCCAGCGTGGCCGGCTGCGCAAGGCCGCCATCCAGGGCCGGGAGGAATACCTCTTCTATGCCGACGAGCTGCTGCGCTACCTGAGCCGCCTGGACGCCCTGGGCTTCGAGCACCCGGCCGAGCCCTATTTCCGCAACCTGCTGAGGGGCTACGACTTCGAGAAGACCCTCACCGATCCCAAGATGATCCGCGCCTGGGCCGCCCAGCTCGCCAACCATGCCTGGTGGCTCAAACAGCTGGGCCTCAAGGACCACCGCCAGGCCTTCATCGACGCCTTCAGGGCCACCTACCCGGACGATCGGGACGGCAAGCTGAGCGAGCAGCAGCTCAACAACAAGATCTACGGTCTCACCCACATGGTGTTCGCCGCCTCCCGCTACTACCAGCAGCCGGTGTCCAGCAAGGAGTTCGGCTGGGTAGCCGACTATCTGGCGGACAACATCGACGCCATCCTGGCCAGGGCCAAGCCGGACGTCATCGCCGAGGTGGGCATCGTCTTCCTGCTGCTGGGCAAGGAACGCCACCCGGTGGTGGCCAAGACCAGGGCCGCCATCCTGGCCGCGGTGGATCCCGAGCAGCAGCTCATCCTGTCACAAAGGGGCAGCGCCGATCTGGCCCTCGGCGAGCACCGCAACGTGCTGGCCTGGATGCTGCTGAACTGGCCGGATACACTGCATCCGGGCCCGAGGCTGGCCGCCCACAAGAAAATCAGGGACGACCTGCCCAGGTCGGTTTCCGCCAAATAA
- a CDS encoding M3 family metallopeptidase yields MRWTSLAWLLALSLNPWPAEAGIQDKCEAAASALAEFPALPQAPRAWLKGLDAWRLPARNTLNEAYVLADLSPDAAERRAARQCIQRLGQAFDTVRPRIRREARQRLAGARGLEKRALSLWAGGTGTPDGPAYRQAKAEARRLSRQFRHTIDKAEPKAVLPLACAGNLKDNWRRQDGWHIPLPAPTATYHRLASDHCRQSLFVASESRLEKENGPVLTQLLAQRQQMAELKGKSNYAELRLAGGQLNSPDAVWAFLDRLSADNRERAETQWQAAGQPPLWAPPRVTFQHRFRYRPERVIDGWLDHLSDELGLRFVATAKAAWHPDVLHYEVFRDGRLLGELYLDLYRRDGKYGHNRHRELRRGVTGVQTPASVLALSLPRKRWGVKHLKSLLHESGHALNNLLASQPYQILAGIRLPSELVEVPAKVLERLAWDPAAHHRITGQRRTPEPDPRQYGVALDERILKAALALAYHEGAPDRSAMDTINRRLYRAYLRRPLLDGMAPQYSFRHLASYGPNYVSYLHADHLAERLGARLANNSLSLRGFSHCLLSAGGSRPGRDQLACALGETP; encoded by the coding sequence ATGCGATGGACGTCTTTGGCATGGCTGCTGGCACTGAGCCTGAATCCCTGGCCGGCTGAGGCCGGCATCCAGGACAAATGCGAGGCGGCCGCCAGCGCCCTGGCCGAATTTCCCGCGCTGCCCCAGGCGCCCAGGGCCTGGCTCAAGGGCCTTGACGCCTGGCGGCTGCCGGCCCGCAATACCCTCAATGAGGCCTATGTGCTGGCCGATCTGTCCCCCGATGCCGCCGAGCGCCGGGCCGCCCGCCAGTGCATCCAGCGGCTGGGCCAGGCCTTCGATACGGTGCGCCCGCGCATCCGCCGCGAGGCCCGGCAGCGCCTGGCCGGCGCCCGGGGCCTGGAGAAAAGGGCCCTGAGCCTCTGGGCCGGCGGCACGGGCACACCGGACGGCCCCGCCTACCGCCAGGCCAAGGCCGAGGCCCGCCGGCTCAGCCGGCAGTTTCGCCACACCATAGACAAGGCCGAGCCCAAGGCGGTGCTGCCGCTGGCCTGTGCCGGCAACCTCAAGGACAACTGGCGCCGGCAGGACGGCTGGCACATCCCCCTGCCAGCGCCGACCGCCACTTACCACAGGCTCGCCTCCGACCATTGCCGCCAGAGCCTGTTCGTGGCCTCGGAATCCCGGCTGGAAAAGGAAAACGGCCCGGTGCTGACGCAGCTGCTGGCCCAGCGCCAGCAGATGGCCGAGCTCAAGGGAAAGAGCAACTACGCCGAATTGCGCCTGGCCGGCGGCCAGCTGAATTCGCCCGATGCGGTCTGGGCCTTCCTGGACAGGCTCAGCGCCGATAACCGCGAACGGGCCGAGACCCAGTGGCAGGCCGCCGGCCAGCCGCCGCTCTGGGCCCCGCCCAGGGTCACCTTCCAGCACCGCTTTCGCTATCGGCCCGAGCGGGTCATCGACGGCTGGCTGGATCACCTGAGCGACGAGCTGGGGCTGCGCTTCGTGGCCACGGCCAAGGCCGCCTGGCACCCGGACGTGCTCCATTACGAGGTGTTCCGGGACGGGCGGCTGCTGGGCGAGCTGTACCTGGATCTCTACCGGCGGGACGGCAAGTATGGCCATAACCGCCACCGCGAGCTGCGCCGGGGCGTCACCGGCGTCCAGACGCCGGCCTCGGTGCTGGCGCTGAGCCTGCCGAGGAAGCGCTGGGGCGTCAAACACCTCAAGAGCCTGCTCCACGAGTCCGGCCACGCCCTCAACAACCTGCTGGCCAGCCAGCCCTACCAGATCCTGGCCGGGATCCGCCTGCCCTCGGAGCTGGTGGAAGTGCCGGCCAAGGTGCTGGAGCGCCTGGCCTGGGATCCGGCCGCTCACCACCGCATCACCGGCCAGCGCCGCACCCCAGAGCCTGATCCCCGCCAGTACGGCGTCGCCCTGGATGAGCGCATCCTCAAGGCGGCCCTGGCCCTGGCCTACCATGAAGGCGCGCCGGATCGGTCCGCCATGGATACCATCAACCGCCGCCTGTACCGGGCCTACCTGCGCCGCCCCCTGCTGGACGGCATGGCGCCCCAGTACAGCTTCCGCCACCTGGCCAGCTACGGCCCCAACTACGTCAGCTACCTCCATGCCGACCACCTGGCCGAGCGCCTTGGCGCGCGGCTGGCGAACAACAGCCTGAGCCTGCGTGGTTTCAGCCATTGCCTGCTGAGCGCCGGCGGCAGCCGTCCCGGACGGGACCAGCTGGCCTGCGCCCTGGGAGAGACACCATGA
- a CDS encoding alpha-L-glutamate ligase-like protein, giving the protein MWASPFSLSRAGILGMNRRNVAYIGRYNDRSLYPLVDNKLRTKLICQKYQLTVPKLLGMVQQQHEIEHVLDLVQSFHGFAIKPAKGSGGKGILVITGRSGDDFIKASGDVITLEDIKRHLSNILAGLYSLGGKPDVAIMEELIEFDDRFEGYSHQGVPDIRIIIFQGYPVMAMLRCATHESDGKANLHQGAVGVGLDIATGRCLNAVQFSTPISHHPDTGKQLKDIEIPHWQEMLVLASRCFEMTGLGYIGTDLVLDKQKGPLLLELNARPGLSIQVANGCGLLPRLRHIEKLKKRHDSAEERVSHAMDVFGMAAGTEPESLAG; this is encoded by the coding sequence ATGTGGGCCAGCCCCTTTAGCCTCAGCCGGGCCGGCATCCTCGGCATGAACAGGCGCAACGTGGCCTATATCGGCCGCTACAACGACCGCAGCCTCTACCCGCTGGTGGACAACAAGCTCAGGACCAAGCTGATCTGCCAGAAGTACCAGCTGACCGTGCCCAAGCTGCTGGGCATGGTGCAGCAGCAGCACGAGATAGAGCACGTGCTGGATCTGGTGCAGTCCTTCCATGGCTTCGCCATCAAGCCCGCCAAGGGCTCCGGCGGCAAGGGCATACTGGTGATCACCGGCCGCAGCGGCGACGACTTCATCAAGGCCTCCGGTGATGTCATCACCCTCGAGGACATCAAGCGGCACCTGTCCAACATCCTGGCCGGCCTCTATTCCCTGGGCGGCAAGCCGGACGTGGCGATCATGGAAGAGCTCATCGAGTTCGACGACCGCTTCGAGGGCTACTCCCACCAGGGGGTGCCGGACATCCGCATCATCATCTTCCAGGGCTACCCTGTGATGGCCATGCTGCGCTGCGCCACCCACGAGTCCGACGGCAAGGCCAACCTGCACCAGGGCGCCGTGGGCGTGGGCCTGGACATCGCCACCGGCCGTTGCCTGAACGCGGTGCAGTTCTCCACCCCCATCAGCCACCACCCGGACACCGGCAAGCAGCTCAAGGACATCGAGATCCCCCATTGGCAAGAGATGCTGGTGCTGGCCTCCCGCTGCTTTGAAATGACCGGCCTGGGTTATATCGGCACCGATCTGGTGCTGGACAAGCAGAAGGGGCCGCTGCTGCTGGAGCTCAACGCCCGCCCCGGCCTGTCCATCCAGGTGGCCAACGGCTGCGGCCTGCTGCCCAGGCTGCGCCATATCGAGAAGTTGAAGAAGCGCCACGACAGCGCGGAGGAAAGGGTGTCCCATGCGATGGACGTCTTTGGCATGGCTGCTGGCACTGAGCCTGAATCCCTGGCCGGCTGA
- a CDS encoding UUP1 family membrane protein, which yields MINRASFYVIVLLLIVGGLSLAWLRHSQMELPFTPGEERPVWLVEARVDFNARDRAVLASLDLPDNPPGFRLFTEQAASPGYGFSVIEHDGNRRGEWSIRRALGPQTLYYKAQFIADPDIEDAPEAEAPEPALVDWDEPQATAAAQLLSQASTRSSSPQSLARELMKLINQPEPGQNAALLLANHSPAELLNKLVNQAGIPARVSLGLYLEDARRRQSLTPMVEIYADQRWLVFDPKSGQQGLPENLLLWHRGGESLLDVTGGSGSSVSFAIIKQTVPALQLARAQAEESGFSPFSLYRLPIEEQSMFKMLLLLPLGAFVVVLMRIVVGIKTSGTFMPVLIAVAFLQTSLVPGMVSFIAVVAFGLLLRGYLSRLNLLLVARIATLVILVVFIIAIMSLVGYQLGFNTGMTITFFPMIIMAWTIERMSILWEEDGPREVLIQGSGSLLVAVLAYLAMQSKLMSHLTFNFPELHLVLLAFILLIGQYTGYKLSELKRFRAMVEND from the coding sequence ATGATCAACAGAGCCTCCTTCTACGTCATTGTCCTGCTGCTGATCGTCGGCGGCCTCAGCCTGGCCTGGCTGCGCCACAGCCAGATGGAGCTGCCCTTCACCCCGGGCGAGGAACGGCCGGTATGGCTGGTGGAAGCCAGGGTCGATTTCAACGCCCGCGACAGGGCGGTGCTGGCCAGCCTGGATCTGCCCGACAACCCGCCGGGCTTTCGCCTGTTCACCGAGCAGGCCGCCAGCCCCGGCTACGGCTTTTCGGTGATCGAGCACGACGGCAACCGCCGTGGTGAATGGTCCATCCGCCGCGCCCTGGGCCCCCAGACCCTCTACTACAAGGCCCAGTTCATCGCCGACCCCGACATCGAGGACGCCCCGGAAGCCGAGGCGCCCGAGCCGGCCCTGGTGGACTGGGACGAGCCCCAGGCCACCGCCGCCGCCCAGCTGCTCAGCCAGGCCTCGACCCGCTCCAGCAGCCCCCAGTCCCTGGCCCGGGAGCTGATGAAGCTGATCAACCAGCCGGAGCCAGGCCAGAACGCCGCCCTGCTGCTGGCCAACCACAGCCCGGCGGAGCTGCTCAACAAGCTGGTGAACCAGGCCGGCATTCCGGCCCGGGTGTCCCTGGGCCTGTACCTGGAGGACGCCCGCCGTCGCCAGAGCCTGACCCCCATGGTGGAGATCTACGCCGACCAGCGCTGGCTGGTGTTCGATCCCAAGAGCGGCCAGCAGGGCCTGCCGGAAAACCTGCTGCTCTGGCACCGTGGCGGCGAATCGCTGCTGGACGTGACCGGCGGCTCCGGCTCCAGCGTTTCCTTCGCCATCATCAAGCAGACGGTGCCGGCCCTGCAGCTGGCCCGGGCCCAGGCCGAGGAGAGCGGCTTCAGCCCGTTCAGCCTCTACCGCCTGCCCATCGAAGAGCAGTCCATGTTCAAGATGCTGCTGCTGCTGCCCCTGGGCGCCTTCGTGGTGGTGCTGATGCGCATCGTGGTCGGCATCAAGACCTCAGGTACCTTCATGCCGGTGCTGATCGCCGTGGCCTTCCTGCAGACCTCCCTGGTGCCGGGCATGGTCAGCTTCATCGCCGTGGTGGCCTTCGGGCTGCTGCTCAGGGGCTACCTGTCGCGGCTCAACCTGCTGCTGGTGGCGCGCATCGCCACCCTGGTGATCCTGGTGGTGTTCATCATCGCCATCATGAGCCTGGTGGGCTACCAGCTGGGCTTCAACACCGGCATGACCATCACCTTCTTCCCGATGATCATCATGGCCTGGACCATAGAGCGGATGTCCATCCTCTGGGAGGAAGACGGCCCCCGGGAGGTGCTGATCCAGGGCTCCGGCTCGCTGCTGGTGGCGGTGCTGGCCTACCTGGCCATGCAGTCCAAGCTGATGAGCCACCTGACCTTCAACTTCCCGGAGCTGCACCTGGTGCTGCTGGCCTTCATCCTGCTCATTGGCCAATACACCGGCTACAAGCTCAGCGAGCTCAAGCGCTTCAGGGCCATGGTGGAGAACGACTAG
- a CDS encoding ATP-dependent zinc protease, which translates to MRKALLASGLLLLQGCAPGVWLKEADMQQLQGQLEQVQSQHQQTQQQLTAYQAQREDNLLAAMKTQEEHLATLSELKANLEKTAKKAVVCPPAIQPKCPEVKAMPVKDDKVVVGAVERVRLSPPDFVLEARIDTGATYASLDARDIETFERDGDDWVRFHVVLPDGTDITPIEKKVVRWVRILQSNTEEGERRPIVELRYQLGPVSQKAEFTLTDRSHLEYPLLIGRNILKDLMVVDVSREFSLKLPAKGKE; encoded by the coding sequence ATGCGCAAAGCGCTACTGGCCAGCGGGCTGCTGTTGCTCCAGGGTTGTGCCCCGGGCGTCTGGCTGAAGGAAGCCGACATGCAGCAGCTCCAGGGCCAATTGGAACAGGTCCAGAGCCAGCACCAACAGACCCAGCAGCAGCTGACTGCCTACCAGGCCCAGCGGGAAGACAACCTGCTGGCCGCCATGAAGACCCAGGAAGAACATCTGGCCACCCTCAGCGAATTGAAGGCCAACCTGGAGAAAACCGCCAAGAAGGCGGTGGTCTGCCCTCCCGCCATCCAGCCCAAGTGCCCCGAAGTCAAGGCCATGCCGGTCAAGGACGACAAGGTGGTGGTGGGCGCCGTGGAGCGGGTGCGGCTGTCGCCGCCGGACTTCGTGCTGGAAGCCCGCATCGACACCGGCGCCACCTATGCCTCCCTGGATGCCCGCGATATCGAGACCTTCGAGCGCGACGGCGACGACTGGGTCCGTTTCCACGTGGTGCTGCCCGACGGCACCGACATCACCCCCATCGAGAAGAAGGTGGTGCGCTGGGTGCGTATCCTCCAGTCCAATACCGAGGAAGGGGAGCGTCGCCCCATAGTCGAGCTGCGCTACCAGCTGGGGCCCGTGTCCCAGAAGGCGGAGTTCACCCTCACCGACCGCTCCCACCTGGAGTATCCCCTGCTGATCGGCCGCAACATCCTCAAGGATCTGATGGTGGTGGACGTGAGCAGGGAATTCAGTCTCAAGCTGCCGGCCAAGGGTAAGGAATGA
- the glsB gene encoding glutaminase B, whose protein sequence is MADYQSILDRIADQAAGHFGQGAVADYIPALAQVPGDQFGIALYTTDGELFKAGQADRRFSIQSISKVFSLAMALTRYGDNLWLRVGKEPSGTAFNSLVQLEYEKGVPRNPFINAGALVVADALVSRLSAPIHAMLETVRKRAGEPSIVIDKTVADSEYEHRFRNAAMANLMKSFGNFDNEVEQVLRAYFNYCALSMSAVELARAFSFLATGGQCLQSGEQWLSKRMTQQLNALLFTSGLYDAAGDFAFRVGMPGKSGVGGGIVAVVPGRFTACVWSPRLNAYGNSAAGIWALEQLSEALDTTMF, encoded by the coding sequence ATGGCCGATTACCAGAGCATTCTTGACCGCATCGCCGACCAGGCCGCCGGCCATTTTGGCCAGGGCGCCGTGGCCGACTATATCCCGGCACTGGCACAGGTTCCGGGGGACCAGTTCGGTATCGCCTTATATACGACGGATGGCGAACTTTTTAAAGCGGGACAGGCAGATAGGCGTTTTTCCATCCAGTCCATCTCCAAGGTGTTCTCCCTGGCCATGGCCCTGACCCGCTACGGCGACAACCTCTGGCTGCGGGTCGGCAAGGAGCCGTCCGGCACCGCCTTCAATTCCCTGGTGCAGCTGGAGTACGAGAAGGGGGTACCCCGCAACCCCTTCATCAACGCCGGTGCCCTGGTGGTGGCCGACGCCCTGGTGTCGCGGCTGTCGGCGCCCATCCACGCCATGCTGGAAACGGTGCGCAAGCGCGCCGGCGAGCCCAGCATCGTCATCGACAAGACGGTGGCCGACTCCGAATACGAACATCGCTTTCGCAACGCCGCCATGGCCAACCTGATGAAGAGCTTCGGCAACTTCGACAACGAGGTGGAGCAGGTACTCAGGGCCTATTTCAACTACTGCGCCCTGTCCATGAGCGCCGTGGAGCTGGCCAGGGCCTTCAGCTTCCTGGCCACCGGCGGCCAGTGCCTGCAAAGCGGCGAGCAGTGGCTGTCGAAGCGCATGACCCAGCAGCTCAACGCCCTGCTGTTCACCTCCGGCCTCTATGACGCCGCCGGCGACTTTGCCTTCCGGGTTGGCATGCCCGGCAAGTCCGGGGTGGGCGGCGGTATCGTCGCCGTGGTGCCGGGCCGCTTCACCGCCTGCGTCTGGTCCCCCAGGCTCAATGCCTACGGCAACTCGGCGGCCGGGATCTGGGCCCTGGAGCAGCTCTCCGAGGCCCTGGATACCACCATGTTCTGA
- a CDS encoding DUF3658 domain-containing protein — MTTLHLVSGGAAAGCVLAMVAGDEQAEVVALDDFLTLGPLKGLDTAQGLAARRAYFAALHGETDRPQTHCGLQALEEIAGTKEQVVLWCSDDGNEQLLLRAACQYLAQERLRVVNVSELAPHRPRAVADCSPEQLAAMQPLGQALSEQEYRHLRRDWQRLLHTKGKLRLYRNGAVEEVPEDHFDPLLLATCSGNFINATRVVGVLLGLCQVKLGEAFLHQRLLRLAEQGAVELQGPSHSLRLMQVRLGKWAA, encoded by the coding sequence ATGACAACACTGCACCTGGTATCCGGCGGCGCGGCGGCCGGCTGTGTGCTGGCCATGGTGGCCGGTGACGAACAGGCCGAGGTCGTGGCCCTGGACGATTTCCTGACCCTGGGGCCCCTAAAGGGGCTGGACACGGCGCAGGGCCTTGCGGCCAGGCGGGCCTACTTCGCCGCCCTCCATGGCGAAACCGACCGGCCGCAGACCCACTGCGGGTTGCAGGCCCTGGAGGAGATCGCCGGGACAAAGGAGCAGGTAGTGCTCTGGTGCAGCGACGACGGCAACGAGCAGCTGCTGCTGAGGGCCGCCTGCCAGTACCTGGCCCAGGAACGCCTGAGGGTGGTGAACGTCAGCGAGCTGGCGCCGCACCGTCCCCGCGCCGTGGCCGACTGCTCTCCCGAGCAGCTGGCAGCGATGCAGCCTTTGGGCCAGGCGCTGAGCGAGCAGGAATACCGGCACCTTCGCCGGGACTGGCAGCGGCTGCTGCACACAAAGGGGAAGCTGCGCCTGTACCGAAACGGCGCCGTGGAAGAGGTGCCCGAGGATCATTTCGACCCCTTGCTGCTGGCCACCTGCAGCGGCAATTTCATCAACGCCACCCGGGTGGTGGGGGTGCTGCTGGGCCTGTGTCAGGTAAAGCTGGGCGAGGCCTTCCTGCACCAGCGCCTGCTCAGGCTGGCCGAACAGGGGGCCGTTGAGCTGCAGGGCCCGTCCCACTCCCTGCGCCTGATGCAGGTCCGCCTTGGCAAATGGGCCGCTTAG
- a CDS encoding GNAT family N-acetyltransferase — translation MPIDFQPSLAGTRVRLRPLQRADWQPLQAIAADPQLWEQHPNPSLYQQDEFRKYFDKAMASGCALAILDAETGQLIGTSRYYGFDYDRAEVCIGYTFFARSHWGGGYNGEAKRLMIDHALSKLDAVWFHIAKSNIRSGKAIEKVGAVLDHEGSKHSYGKEMAYGFYKISRARWAEVG, via the coding sequence ATGCCCATCGACTTCCAACCCAGCCTGGCCGGCACCAGGGTCAGGCTCAGGCCGCTGCAACGGGCCGACTGGCAGCCGCTCCAGGCCATCGCCGCCGATCCGCAGCTCTGGGAGCAGCACCCCAACCCGAGCCTGTACCAGCAAGACGAGTTCAGGAAATACTTCGACAAGGCCATGGCCTCGGGCTGCGCCCTGGCCATCCTCGACGCCGAGACCGGCCAGCTTATCGGCACCAGCCGTTATTACGGTTTCGACTACGACCGGGCCGAAGTCTGCATCGGCTACACCTTCTTTGCCCGCAGCCACTGGGGCGGCGGCTACAACGGTGAGGCCAAGCGGCTGATGATCGACCACGCTCTCAGCAAACTGGACGCCGTCTGGTTCCATATCGCCAAGAGCAACATCCGCTCCGGCAAGGCCATTGAAAAGGTAGGCGCCGTGCTTGACCACGAAGGCAGCAAGCACAGCTACGGCAAGGAGATGGCATACGGCTTTTACAAGATCAGCCGGGCCCGCTGGGCTGAAGTTGGCTGA
- the cmoB gene encoding tRNA 5-methoxyuridine(34)/uridine 5-oxyacetic acid(34) synthase CmoB, with amino-acid sequence MNWFSRFYADIAETRLGHWLETLPAQLKQWEQEAQHGEFRHWLRILEQLPDIQSRHLELTNGVTIGEEGDIAPGTRKAVEGLLRKFHPWRKGPFQVHGVHIDTEWRSDWKWQRLLPHISPLKYRTVLDVGCGSGYHLWRMLGAGAQRVVGIDPSQLFLIQFQAIKHFAARASDRPLPVDLLPLGIQELPELRAFDTVFSMGVLYHRKSPLEHLEQLRSQLVDGGELVLETLVVDGDEQKVLMPTGRYGKMRNVWFIPSSAALCLWLSRCGFADIRVVDECVTSLDEQRATDWMTNESLVDFLDPEDQSKTVEGYPAPKRAVIIARAV; translated from the coding sequence ATGAACTGGTTCAGCCGCTTCTACGCCGACATCGCCGAAACCCGCCTGGGCCACTGGCTGGAAACCCTGCCCGCCCAGCTCAAGCAGTGGGAGCAGGAAGCCCAGCACGGCGAATTCCGTCACTGGCTGCGCATCCTGGAACAGCTGCCGGACATCCAAAGCCGGCACCTGGAGCTCACCAACGGCGTCACCATTGGTGAGGAAGGCGACATCGCACCCGGCACCCGGAAGGCGGTGGAGGGCCTGCTGCGCAAGTTCCACCCCTGGCGCAAGGGCCCCTTCCAGGTGCATGGCGTCCATATCGACACCGAATGGCGCTCGGACTGGAAATGGCAGCGGCTGCTGCCCCACATCAGCCCGCTCAAGTACCGCACCGTGCTGGACGTGGGCTGCGGCAGCGGCTACCACCTGTGGCGGATGCTGGGCGCCGGCGCCCAGCGGGTGGTGGGCATCGACCCCTCCCAGCTGTTCCTGATCCAGTTCCAGGCCATCAAGCACTTCGCGGCCCGGGCCAGCGACCGGCCGCTGCCGGTGGATCTGCTGCCGCTGGGCATTCAGGAGCTGCCCGAGTTGCGTGCCTTCGACACCGTGTTCTCCATGGGCGTGCTCTACCACCGCAAGTCGCCGCTTGAGCACCTGGAGCAGCTGCGCAGCCAACTGGTGGACGGCGGCGAGCTGGTGCTGGAAACCCTGGTGGTGGACGGCGACGAGCAGAAGGTGCTGATGCCCACAGGCCGTTACGGCAAGATGCGCAACGTCTGGTTCATCCCCTCCAGCGCCGCCCTGTGCCTGTGGCTGTCCCGCTGCGGCTTCGCCGACATCAGGGTGGTGGACGAATGCGTCACCTCCCTGGACGAGCAGCGCGCCACCGACTGGATGACCAACGAGTCGCTGGTGGACTTCCTGGACCCTGAAGATCAGAGCAAGACGGTGGAAGGCTATCCGGCACCGAAGCGGGCCGTGATCATCGCCAGGGCGGTGTAG